The proteins below come from a single Tissierella sp. MB52-C2 genomic window:
- a CDS encoding ABC transporter ATP-binding protein has protein sequence MEYILETNGLTKSYKKKMAVDHVNLHVKKGEIYGFVGPNGAGKSTILKMILNLTKPDSGEIKIFGETVSNNNFEILKRIGSIIENPYFYDKLTGRENLKLHCEYMGYHNKGQIDHVLEAVSLTDIENKAVAHYSLGMKQRLATARAILTKPQILILDEPINALDPEGIREMRSLFRKLNEEWGISILISSHILSEVELIADTIGVIQKGRLLKEISIEDIHDYSTEYMEAEVSDTSRVGYLLEEKLGITNYKIISDKKIRIFDMHISGTEISGLIIQSGIGLESIRKQKNTLEDYFFQLTEEDERL, from the coding sequence ATGGAATATATATTGGAAACCAATGGGCTTACTAAATCGTACAAAAAGAAAATGGCAGTCGATCATGTGAATTTACATGTCAAAAAAGGTGAAATCTACGGGTTCGTCGGGCCAAATGGAGCTGGCAAGAGTACCATATTAAAAATGATTTTGAATCTTACAAAACCGGATTCTGGAGAGATAAAAATATTTGGAGAGACAGTTAGCAATAATAATTTTGAAATATTGAAACGGATTGGCTCAATCATAGAAAATCCATATTTTTATGACAAACTAACTGGACGTGAAAACCTGAAATTGCATTGTGAATATATGGGGTATCATAATAAAGGACAGATTGATCATGTATTAGAGGCTGTTTCGCTGACAGATATTGAAAATAAAGCGGTAGCACATTATTCCTTAGGAATGAAGCAGCGTTTAGCAACTGCAAGAGCAATCTTGACAAAACCCCAAATTTTGATATTAGATGAACCTATCAATGCACTAGATCCAGAAGGAATACGGGAAATGCGCTCTTTGTTTCGTAAATTAAATGAGGAATGGGGAATCAGTATTCTTATTTCGAGTCATATTTTATCAGAAGTAGAACTAATTGCTGACACGATTGGTGTCATACAGAAAGGACGACTTCTGAAAGAAATATCCATAGAAGATATTCATGATTATAGTACAGAGTATATGGAAGCAGAGGTAAGTGATACCAGCCGTGTAGGATATCTGTTAGAAGAAAAGCTGGGTATTACGAATTATAAAATTATTTCTGATAAAAAAATTCGGATTTTTGATATGCATATATCCGGTACAGAAATCTCTGGATTGATTATCCAAAGCGGAATTGGGCTTGAAAGTATCCGAAAACAGAAAAATACATTGGAAGATTATTTCTTCCAGTTGACAGAAGAGGATGAAAGATTATGA